A single genomic interval of Flavobacterium sp. N2820 harbors:
- the pepE gene encoding dipeptidase PepE: MKNILIASTSTLHNGSYLDYLLPELQSFFANCNEILFIPYARPSGISHEEYTKKVGEAFAKINISVKGIHEFENPIAALENAKGIFTGGGNTFLLVSQLYKNNVIDTLEKVVKNGTPYLGTSAGSNICGLTMSTTNDMPIVYPPSFRTLGFVSFNINPHYLDPIEGSTHMGETRETRINEFHQFNPQPVVGLREGSWLAVKGDSIKLKGTLTARIFKRGETPIEVAPETELNELK; encoded by the coding sequence ATGAAAAATATACTTATAGCCAGTACCTCAACACTACATAATGGAAGTTACTTAGATTATTTATTGCCCGAATTACAATCTTTTTTTGCCAATTGTAATGAAATTCTTTTTATTCCTTATGCCCGTCCAAGCGGTATTTCACATGAAGAATATACTAAAAAGGTAGGCGAAGCTTTTGCGAAAATTAACATTTCGGTCAAAGGAATACACGAGTTTGAAAATCCAATAGCAGCTCTTGAAAACGCTAAAGGCATATTCACCGGAGGCGGAAACACCTTTTTATTAGTAAGCCAACTTTACAAAAACAATGTAATTGATACTTTAGAAAAAGTAGTTAAAAACGGAACACCGTACCTTGGAACCAGCGCAGGAAGCAATATTTGCGGCTTAACCATGAGCACTACAAACGATATGCCAATTGTGTATCCACCAAGTTTTAGAACTTTAGGCTTTGTTTCCTTTAATATAAATCCCCATTATTTAGATCCAATTGAAGGTTCAACCCACATGGGTGAAACGCGAGAAACGAGAATTAATGAATTTCATCAATTTAATCCGCAACCTGTAGTTGGATTGAGAGAAGGAAGTTGGTTAGCTGTAAAAGGTGATTCTATTAAATTAAAAGGAACTTTAACCGCCCGGATTTTCAAAAGAGGCGAAACACCAATAGAAGTTGCCCCAGAAACTGAGCTAAATGAATTGAAATAA